From a region of the Dictyostelium discoideum AX4 chromosome 2 chromosome, whole genome shotgun sequence genome:
- a CDS encoding hypothetical protein (VCP-like ATPase) — protein sequence MTVKPEFIFNENVQYNQIKCNTKTIESLKLSSYQYIKLFISDKHCLIVEVIPDVTIEDNTILLSNQIINKIGNKNQINRYSFNFEPIEIISNNNNNKNKNNVTITIKNINSPYNGKILNNSIKRFFSYKPIIKDCEYLCPMVGNMCIFRVVDIKRNNNNSNNNNNNYGDNDSSFEHIQEFLENNNNINEIIIMDDNTPENKELNIELIDIKEQVEQLSEFLKLKFNTSFSNNNNKYSNQLNFLKSKGILIDGPEGTSKLQLIEYIAQQYNYKYLNLNELVNGGSGGGGGEQLNSKEPMIYILNNLDSIVGKISDNENSYQKKVIQRLTNFIDHIKSNEIILSTCTSVENIDQSITRAGRIDKFIHLTIPTQSKRMLILSNLLKNTPLQYDTNNNNDDIDQCKIKDKEQFIVELSKITPGFLFKDLTKLCRTVSLLTVSSFEEEEEEENENEKEIKISFKIFKEALKFIKPSTLINFDVTVQNVKWDRIGGYKQVKERFRQLIEWPLKYQDTFKRLSLNNSSGLLLHGPSGCGKSLMVKAIATEMSINFISIKGSDIYSKWLGESERIIRDLFKSARLSSPCIMFFDEIDSLTLSRGSGDDNEDGGTSKRILSQLLNEMDGIQVKSQIFLIGCTNSIQSIDSALLRPGRFESLIHIDLPSLDDRLDILNVLSTNSLNFNKDEITQQVWLDIATQTSGFTGSQLYDLCNQAGIIQLETDIVNSQSISKQSLYESLNKLKN from the exons ATGACAGTAAAACCCGAATTTATATTCAATGAAAATGTTCaatataatcaaataaagtGTAATACTAAAACTATTGAATCTTTGAAACTATCATCATatcaatatattaaattgtttatttcaGATAAACATTGTTTAATAGTTGAAGTTATACCAGATGTAACCATTGAAGACAACAccatattattatcaaatcaaataattaataaaattggtaataaaaatcaaataaatagatatagttttaattttgaaccaATAGAAAttatatcaaataataataataataaaaataaaaataatgtcacaattacaataaaaaatattaatagcCCATATAATGgaaagattttaaataattcaataaaaagATTCTTTTCATATAAGCCA atTATTAAAGATTGTGAATATTTATGTCCTATGGTCGGTAATATGTGCATATTTAGGGTTGtagatattaaaagaaataataataatagtaataataataataataattatggtGATAATGATAGTTCCTTTGAACATATTCAagaatttttagaaaataataataatattaatgaaattattataatggaTGATAATACCCCAGAAAATAAAGAGTTGAATATAGAGTTAATCGATATAAAAGAACAAGTTGAACAATTAtcagaatttttaaaattaaaatttaatacctCATTtagtaacaacaacaacaaatatagcaatcaattgaatttcttaaaatcaaaaggtattttaattgatggaCCAGAAGGCACAAGcaaattacaattaatagAATATATAGCTCAACAATATAACtacaaatatttaaatttaaatgaattagttaatggtggtagtggtggtggtggtggtgaacAGTTAAACTCAAAAGAACCAATGATTTacatattaaataatttagattcAATTGTTGGTAAAATCAGTGATAATGAGAATAGTTACCAAAAGAAAGTTATTCAAAGATTAACAAATTTCATTGATCATATAAAGtctaatgaaattattttatcaacATGTACATCAGTTGAAAATATTGACCAATCAATAACACGTGCTGGTagaattgataaatttataCATTTAACAATTCCAACACAATCTAAAAGAATGTTAATCCTTTCAAACCTTTTAAAGAATACACCATTACAATATgacaccaataataataatgatgatattgatcagtgtaaaataaaagataaagaacaATTTATAGTTGAATTAAGTAAAATTACACCAGGTTTcctttttaaagatttaacaaAATTATGTAGAACTGTATCATTATTAACAGTTTCAAGttttgaagaagaagaagaagaagaaaatgaaaatgaaaaagaaattaaaatttcatttaaaatatttaaagaggcattaaaatttattaaaccaTCAAcgttaataaattttgatgTTACAGTTCAAAATGTTAAATGGGATAGAATTGGAGGTTATAAACAAGTTAAAGAAAGATTTAGACAATTAATTGAATGGCCATTAAAATATCAAGATACATTCAAGAGATTATCATTGAATAATTCATcaggattattattacatgGTCCATCTGGTTGTGGTAAAAGTTTAATGGTTAAAGCAATTGCAACAGAGATGAGTATAAATTTCATATCGATTAAGGGTTCAGATATCTATTCTAAATGGTTAGGTGAAAGTGAAAGAATCATAAGAGATTTATTCAAGTCTGCTAGATTATCGTCACCGTGTATCATGTTTTTCGATGAAATCGATTCATTGACACTCTCAAGAGGCAGTGGTGACGATAATGAGGATGGCGGTACATCCAAACGTATCCTTAGTCAATTGTTGAATGAAATGGATGGTATCCAAGTAAAGAGTCAAATATTCTTAATTGGTTGTACAAATTCAATTCAGTCAATCGATAGTGCTCTATTGAGACCTGGTAGATTCGAATCATTAATTCATATAGATTTACCAAGTCTTGATGATCgtttagatattttaaatgtactatcaacaaattctttaaatttcaataaagATGAAATCACCCAACAAGTATGGTTAGATATCGCTACTCAAACCAGTGGTTTCACAGGTTCACAATTATATGATCTTTGTAATCAAGCTGGTATCATTCAATTAGAAACTGACATCGTCAACTctcaatcaatttcaaaacaatCCTTATATGAAAGTTTAAATAaacttaaaaattaa
- the anapc8 gene encoding anaphase promoting complex subunit 8, with the protein MSQIKIELIKSINDLNSRGLLLSSKWSSEQLNGLSPTILATPLTNEEQLSIISQPSISSPPIGSNEYYKYILAKNYFDLKEYRRCSDVLIDCNKYQLPIFLRSYATYLAIEKRREEDIIEQQAQQQQQQQQAQQQAQQAQQESQQNDKNNDTNNNNKTDQQQQQQQQQKIEQCQEFKQLFQFYKKLYIENKKDMDGFLLYFYSMLLKKQRDFTMARKVLIESVHKYPCNWSAWSDLSSLCSDSADIIMQLSLPDHFMKDFFLAHFKLELQQNNESLVIYQQLSRTLFTQSTYILAQTAIGNYNLRAYDIGEELFERLIELEPNRLENIDIYSNILYVRDKKASLSMLAHKAMKIEKYCPETCCIIGNYYSLKLEHDKAILYFQRALKLNDRYLSAWTLIGHEFLEIKNVSAAINAYRKAVDINPRDYRAWYGLGQTYQLLKLPLYSLYYFKKATTLRPYDPRMWCAAGGCYEFIERIPEAIKCYERAEENYDRERVAINKLAKLYQEIQNNEKAAFYYKKNLYYCDQEKIDGQEIIDALLFLANFYKNQNQTQSEQYCLRLLDYAGPEKEEAKSILREIHSKSKLSSKSKPK; encoded by the coding sequence atgtcacaaataaaaattgaattaattaaatcaattaatgatttaaattcaagaggattattattaagttCAAAATGGTCATCAGAACAATTGAATGGATTATCACCAACTATATTGGCTACACCATTAACCAATGAGgaacaattatcaattatatcacaaccatcaatatcatcaccaccaattgGAAGTaatgaatattataaatatatattagcAAAGAATTATTTCGATTTAAAAGAGTATAGAAGATGTTCagatgttttaattgattgtaaTAAATATCAATTACCAATATTCCTACGTTCCTATGCAACCTATTTAGCAATTGAAAAAAGAAGAGAAGAAGATATAATTGAACAAcaagctcaacaacaacagcaacagcaacaagcacaacaacaagctcaaCAAGCACAACAAGAGTCACaacaaaatgataaaaataatgacactaataataataataaaacagatcagcaacaacagcagcaacaacaacaaaagatTGAACAATGTCAAGAATTTAAACAactatttcaattttataaaaagttatatattgaaaataagaAAGATATGGatggatttttattatatttctaTAGTATGTTATTAAAGAAGCAAAGAGATTTCACAATGGCAAGAAAGgtattaattgaatctgTACATAAATATCCATGTAATTGGTCAGCATGGAGTGACCTATCTTCGTTGTGTTCAGATAGTGCCGATATTATTATGCAATTGTCATTACCTGATCATTTTATGAAAGATTTCTTTTTGGCTCATTTTAAATTGGAACTTCAACAAAACAATGAATCCTTGGTGATCTATCAACAACTCTCAAGGACACTATTCACCCAATCCACTTATATTCTAGCGCAAACCGCAATTGGTAATTACAATTTACGTGCATACGATATTGGTGAAGAGTTATTTGAAAGATTGATAGAGTTGGAGCCAAACAGATTGGAGAATATCGATATCTACAGCAACATACTCTACGTAAGGGACAAGAAGGCATCCTTGAGTATGCTGGCTCATAAGGCGATGAAGATCGAGAAATACTGTCCAGAGACATGCTGCATCATTGGTAATTACTACAGTTTGAAATTGGAGCATGACAAGGCAATACTTTACTTTCAAAGAGCtttgaaattgaatgatCGTTACCTTTCAGCTTGGACATTGATTGGCCAcgaatttttagaaattaagAATGTATCCGCTGCAATCAACGCGTATAGAAAAGCGGTCGATATCAATCCAAGAGACTACAGAGCTTGGTATGGGTTGGGTCAAACTTATCAACTACTCAAGCTACCTTTATATTCTTTGTACTACTTCAAAAAAGCCACCACCCTCAGACCCTATGATCCTAGAATGTGGTGTGCTGCCGGTGGTTGCTATGAATTCATCGAAAGAATACCCGAAGCAATTAAATGCTACGAACGTGCCGAAGAAAACTACGATAGAGAACGTGTTGCAATCAATAAATTGGCAAAACTTTATCAAGAGATTCAAAACAATGAAAAAGCAGCCTTCTATTATAAAAAGAATCTATACTATTGCGATCAAGAGAAAATCGATGGTCAAGAAATCATTGATGCTCTCTTATTCCTTgcaaatttttataaaaatcaaaatcaaactcAATCTGAACAATATTGTTTACGTCTCTTGGATTATGCTGGTCCTGAAAAAGAAGAGGCAAAATCAATCCTTAGAGAAATTCATAGTAAATCTAAATTatcttcaaaatcaaaaccaaaataa